The genomic stretch TCCGACCGGATGGGGCGGAAGCCCGGACAGGGGAGCAGGAATCCGGACCACAAAGAAGGAAACGGGCAAATTGTTCGACCGGGTCCTTACGCTTTGGCGATCTGCCGCCGATAAGCGGGAGACAGCGGGAGGCAAAGGCCGGGTTCGGTACGGGAAACCGGCCTCTCGGATCTTTTTCGGATGAATCCGGGAAAGGAGGGACGCCTTAGCCGGGAAAAATGGCGGAAAGCGCAATGTGCCTCCCGCCGGCCGGACCGGGCATCCCTGAAATCGAATCTTTAAAATCGGCGGATCCGGACGATATAATTAGTAAAAAGGAACTGTAAGGAGCATGGCGATGCAATTCATCTTTCAGGATCAAGCGATTCATCTGCCGGAAAGGGATCCCGGCGCCGTCCGTCAATTCATGGAGCAAATCAATAAGGCCTTAAATGAAAACGGATTGGTATTCAGCCATTTTCTCGTCAGCGGGATGCCTTACTACGGGGATATCTATTCGTTGGTTGACGAATATTGGAATAAAGAGCTGCCTGTCGAGATCGTGGGGATTACAGAAGAAGAATGGCTATCGGAAGCGAAAAGGGAAATCCTCGGCTACGTCGGCCGGGCGGCAGGGATTTTGCAAGAGCTTTCGCAAACCCTCTATTCCGGCGAATCCTCCCCTGCCGTATGGCGGCAGATGAGCGATCTGTCCGAAGGGATGGAGTATTTGCTGAAAATCTTTTCCAAAACGAGGATTTTGTCCAATCCGGATCCGATCATAAGCGGCATCCAATCGGTTTCGGGCCAGCTGGTTCAAGCGCTGGAAGCCCGGGACCTTGTCCTTTTGGCCGACTTGATCACCTATGAAATTTTGCCCCTGTTTCAGCAAATCAAGGAACGTTTGACAGCAGAGGAAGGTACCGATGTTAACGGATAACCGGGTCTTTTTGAAGGAGAAAGCGAGCGGAATTTTAGAGCGCCTCGATGCCGTTTTCGATTCCGGACGGGTGGGCTGCGTCGAGGCAAAAAACGGGCAAAAGACGCTGCAAATCGAAAAAAACGGGCGGATGCTTCTGGTTCACAGCGGCTATGATCCCGGGAAGGAAGCCGCTATGATTATGGAAAGATTGAGGGGGAAACTGAAAGAAAAAGAGCCGGTCATTTTTATCGGCTTCGGCTTGGGCTATCATATCGACGCGATCGCCGAAAGGTTGTCGCCCCCCTGGTTTTCGGTCATCGAATTTTCTCCGGAAGTCTTAAAAGCGGCTTTATCCGTTTATGACATAAAAAAAAGGAAATTTTTCAAAGGGTTGAAGCATCTCCATTTGATCGAGAACGAGGAACAGATTTTGCCCGCCATCGTCCAAGATGTGGACGACGTCAACCGCCCGCCGCAGCTCGTCATATTGCCGAGCTACGAAAGGATTTTTAAAGAGGAGGTCGCCCGATACTTATCCGGGTTTCAGCAATATTTGAAAGAGAAAAAATCCCGGTATGTGACGACCCTCCATTTCGAAAAAAGGTGGATAATCAACAGTCTGCAAAATTTCCCCTCTTTGTTGAAGACGCCGAATCTGCTGGCGGATTTTGACCGTTCCCTTTTCGAGAACAAGCCTGCCGTCCTGGTTGCGGCCGGACCATCGCTAAATGAAGAATTCGACCACCTGAAAAGGATCAAAGAGGACCGATCCGCCTACATCTTTTCCGTCGGGTCGGCCATCAACGCCCTGATCGAGCACGGCATCTATCCCCATGCCGCCTTTACCTACGATCCGACGCCCCATAATCAATTCGTTTTTCAAAAATTGAAAGAAAAGGGGATTACAGAGATCCCGTTGGTGTTCGGTTCGAGCGTCGGCTTCGAAACGCTGAAGGATTATCCCGGGAAGATGGCCCATTTCATCACGAGCCAGGACTGGCTTTCCGCCTACACGCTGAAACACCGGGAACTTGCCGATATCGATATCGCGATGGATTCGCCCTCCATTGCCATCATCACCTTGCAGATTTTGGACCGGTTAAACTGCAACCCCATCCTTTTAGTGGGGCAAAATTTTTCCTTCCGCGAACGGAAACGCTATGCTTCCGGGATCGAATATGATATGGTTGACAGCGAACTGGGCGAGAAAGAAATGGAAGGGACCTTTGAAACCGAATCTGTCGACGGCGGAAAAGTGCTGACCAACGAAGGGTACATGCAAATGAAAAAATCGATGGAATACGTCCTCGAAGGGATGATAGGGAAGACGGTCTACAATACGACGAAAAAGGGGGCGAAAATCGAGCATACGATTTACCGGGAATTATCCTCCCTCGTTGACGAACTGCCGAAAAACGGGATCGTGCTGCCCTGGTTCACCGACGAGCGGCCGAATTACGATCTTGCCTTCATCGAAGAAAAATGGAAAACCATCGTCTCCGAATCGGAAAGCATCGGAGAAAAGATTGATGAGATCCGAAAAATGACGGCAAAAATCGAGCAAACGCTGCAAATGCGCAAACTGCACAAAATGGAGCATTTGTATCAGTCGCTGGAAGGAAAGGTCAACGGCTTGCAGAACACCCTCGTCTACAAAATCTTCCTTCGTTCGATGACCCAATTTGAAACGGAAATTGCCTCCAAGGAAATTGCCGCCGTCCGGAACAGCGAGGATGCCATAAAAAAAGGGCAAACGGTCGTGAAGGAATACCGGCGGCTGGTGGACGCATGGGAAGCCGCCTTCCGGACGGTCAAGGAGGAAATCAAGAAGATCGGCGGCGAGGTATTGGCCGAAGTCCAAAAAGTCGGGTAAAATGAAGCGGATGCCGAAGGATTTGGAATGGCCGGAGCCCAGCAGGATTTAAGATTTTTCACATCCTGTTGAACTCCTCCGGTATCAGGTGAACGGCTTGGCCTTTATCAACAACAATTGGCAAGGAAGGATCAGACATGGAATTGGACGGAAAAGTGGTTTTGGTAACCGGCGGCACCGGTTCCTTCGGGAAAAAATTCGTGAAAAAAATATTGGAATACGACATCAAAAAGGTGATCGTATTCAGCCGGGATGAACTGAAACAATATGAAATGGCCCAGGAATTTAAGGATCCCCGCATCCGTTTCTTTATCGGGGATGTCCGGGATAAAGACCGGCTGTACCGGGCCTTTGACGGGGTGGACATCGTCGTCCACGCGGCGGCCATGAAGCAGGTGCCCGCCTGCGAATACAACCCCTTCGAAGCCATTAAAACCAATATTTACGGCGCACAAAACGTCATTGAAGCCGCCATCGATCGGGGCGTCCGGCGGGTCATCGCCCTGAGCACGGACAAGGCCTGCAGTCCCGTCAACCTTTACGGGGCTACGAAGCTGGCTTCGGACAAACTGTTTGTCGCCGCCAACTCCTATGTGGGCGGAAAAGAAACCCGGTTTTCGGTGGTCCGCTACGGAAATGTGGCCGGAAGCCGGGGGAGCGTCGTCCCCTTCTTCAAAAAAATCCGCCATACCGGCAAATTGCCGATCACCGACGAAAGGATGACCCGTTTCTGGATCACCCTGGACCAGGGCGTCCAATTCGTCATCGACAGCCTGCGGCGCATGCGGGGCGGGGAGATCTTTGTGCCGAAGATCCCGAGCATGCGGGTGCTCGATTTGGCGGAGGCGATCGCGCCGGAATGCGAAATCGAGATCGTCGGCATCCGGCCGGGAGAAAAGCTGCATGAAGCGATGATCTCCGAGGACGATGCCCGCCACACGCTGGAATTTGACACTTATTATGTGATTCAGCCGGAATTTCCCTGGTGGTCCAAGGAAGGGCTCGAGGGCGGAAAACCGTTGCCGGAAGGGTTTAAATACACCAGCGACACCAACACCCAATGGCTGACGGTGGAACAATTGCGCAAACTGGTGGAAGAAATATAGGTGTGCATCTGTTTTTTCCGTTTGGGGAGATGAAGAGATGGAACGGACAACATTCCGGCCGGTCAGGGAGAGCTATTTGCCCTATGGCCGGCAATGGATCGACGAGGAGGATATCGAAGCGGTCGTCAAGGCATTGAAGGGGGATTTTCTCACGACCGGTCCCTACGTTTCCCGTTTTGAACGGGCGATCGCCGACTACGTCGGGGCAAAATACGCCGTCGCTTTTTCCAACGGCACCGCGGCGCTGCACGGCGCCTGTTTTGCGGCGGGGATCGGGGAGGGAGACGAGGTCATCACCACCCCGATGACCTTTGCCGCCAGCGCAAATTGCGTCCTTTACCGGGGCGGTGTCCCCGTTTTCGCCGATATCGATGAGAAGACGTACAATATCGATCCCCAAAGCGTGGAAGAAAAGATCACGGAACGGACGAAAGCGATCATCCCGGTGGATTTCGCCGGACAGCCCGCCGATTTGGATCCGATTTTGGAAATCGCCGAAAAGCATCGCCTCGTCGTCATTGAAGATGCGGCCCACGCCCTGGGAGCGGTGTACAAGGGGAGAAAAGTCGGATCGATCAGCGATATGACGATGTTCAGCTTCCATCCGGTAAAACTGATCACGACGGGGGAAGGCGGAATCATTGTCACGAATAACGAAGAATACTACGAAAGGCTGCTCCAGTTCCGGACCCACGGGATCACCCGGGACCGGAGCAGGATGGCCGAAGACCACGGCCCGTGGTATTATGAGATGCAATTCCTCGGTTACAATTACCGCTTGACCGATATTCAGGCGGCATTGGGGCTCAGCCAGCTGAAAAAGATCGAAAAGTTCCTGGAGTTGCGGCGCCGGTATGCGGCCATGTACAATGATGCGTTCAAGGGGATGGATGAGCTCATCCTCCCGCATCAGCCGGAATGGGCCGAATCCGGCTGGCATCTGTATGTGATCCGGCTGAGACCGAAAAAACTCGCCGCATCCCGAAGGGAAATCTTTGAAGCGTTGCAACGGCAAAATATCGGGGTGAATGTCCATTACATCCCCGTTCATTATCAGCCGTATTACCGGAAGCTGGGGTATGACAAAGGGATCTGCCCGAAAGCGGAAAGGGTGTACGAAGAAATCCTCACCCTGCCCCTCTTTCCGGCCATGTCTGAGCAGGACGTCCGCGATGTCATCGAGGCGGTGAAAAGAACCGTCGGCCAATACCGGAAATAGGATGATGCGAAGGTGAAAGTCACGGCGATTATTCAAGCCCGCACCGGTTCCACCCGGCTCCCCGGGAAGGTGTTGAAGAAAGTGCTGGGGAAACCGCTGCTGGAATATCAGGTGGAAAGGGTAAAAAGGGCGAAGACGGTGGAGGCGGTCGTCGTCGCCACGACGGATAATGAACGGGATGACCCCATCGTCCGGCTTTGCCGGGAACTTTCCGTTCCCGTGTACCGCGGGCCGGAAGAAGACGTCTTGGCCCGTTATTATGAAGCGGCCGTCCGCTTTCATGCGGATCCCGTCGTCCGCCTGACGGCGGATTGCCCCATCATCGACCCGGCGGTCATCGACCGGGTGGTCGCCTGCTATGTACGGAATCAAGGGAAGTATGATTATGTGTCAAACACTTTGGAGCGGACCTATCCGCGGGGGATGGACACGGAAGTGGTCTCCTTCCGGGCGTTGAAACGGGCCTTTGAAGAGGCGAAGGATCCGGCCTCCCGGGAACATGTCACCGCCTATATTTATCGGCACCCGGACCGGTTCCGGATCGGGAATGTTTCCCATCCGGCGGATGAAAGCCGCCACCGGTGGACGGTGGACACCGGGGAAGATTTTCTGCTCATTCAAAAGATCATCGAAAGACTGTATCCGGAAAATCCGTTGTTTACCATGGACGATGTCCTCCGGGTTTTAAGGGAAAACCCGGAATGGGCGGAAATAAACGCCCATGTCGAACAAAAGAAACTGTAGGTTGTGTTTTCCATGAAGATCGTCTTTCGCGTGGATTCATCCTTCACCATCGGTACGGGGCATGTCATGCGGTGTTTAACGCTGGCCGGCCAATTGCGACAGAGGAAAGCCGACAGCTTTTTTGTATGCAGGGAAATGGAGGGAAACGTCATTTCCCTGATCCGGGAACAGCATTTTCCCGTTTTCACCCTGCCGGAAGTGGAAGACCGTCGGGTTCTCCAATGGTATGAAAGGAACTGGGAACGGGATGCCCGGGAAACCTTGTCCCTTTTGGAGCGGCATCTGGATTCGGCGGATTTTCTTGTCGTCGACCATTACGGCTTGGACGAAAAATGGGAATCCCGGATGAAGCCCTTCGCAAAGAAACTGATGGTGATCGATGATCTGGCCAACCGCAGGCATGACTGCGACATTCTCCTGGATCAGAATTATGTTTTTCGGTATCGGGAAAGGTACAAGGATTTGGTTCCGCCGGGATGCCGGCAGCTTTTGGGCCCCGGATACGCCTTGCTGCGGGAGGAATTTTTCCGTGCCCCCCGTAGGGTCCGTAACGGAGAAATCCGCAACATCCTTGTGTTTTTTGGCGGATCGGACCCGACCAACGAAACGGAAAAAGCGCTGGAGGCCCTGGTGCGGCTTGAGGATCCGCCAGCCGTTCATGTGGTGGTGGGGGCCGCCAACCCGAAGAAAAAGCGCATCGAGGAGATTTGCGGCAGCTATCCCCATCTTTTTTTCCATTGTCAAGTATCTAACTTGGCGGAGCTGATGAACGAAGCGGATTTGGCGATCGGAGCGGGGGGAACGGCGACCTGGGAACGCTTGTTTTTGGGGCTCCCCGCTCTGATCGTGGTTGTGGCGGAAAACCAAAGGGAATTGGCGGAAGCCGTCAGCGCGTTCGGGGCGGCCGTGAATCTCGGCTGGAGCCGCGAAGTGACCCCGGAGAAGATCTTTCATGAGATCTCCCGGCTGAGGGAGGATCCCGAAAAAGTCCGGGCGATGGCGGAACGGGCAGGGGAACTTGCCGATCGGGACATGGTCAAGACTTATCCTGTATTGAAGGCGATGATGGGGGAAGGAAGATGAACCTGCTGGCGCGCGCGAGATTGGTGGACATGGATGCTTCCCATCTCGAAATGGTGTTGAACTGGCGGAACCGGGAAGCGATCCGTTCGGTCATGTTCAACGACGGAATCATATCCATGGAAGAGCACAGGAAATGGTTTGAAAAAACGGCGCAGGATCCGCGGACGATCGTAAAAATCTTCGCCTTTGACGATACCCCGATGGGGCTTGTGAATTTTACGGATATCGACAAAAGGAACGGCAAGTGCTATTGGGGATTCTACATCGGCGACCCGGACGCCCCGAAGGGGGCGGGGACGATCATGGGCTACCTGGCGTTAAATTTTATCTTCGGTGAAGCCGGGATCCGGAAATTATGCGCGGAGATTCTCCGTTCCAATGAGCGGAGCCTCCGTTACCACGAGCGGCTGGGGTTCCGGACGGAGGGGATTTTCAAGGAACACGTCCTGAAAAACGGCCGCTATGCGGACGTCGTCGCCATGGCGCTCTTTCAACGGGAGTGGCAGGATAAGCGAAGGGAGATCGAAAAATGGATCGGGGGATTGGGGCTATGAACGAAATCGTCATCGAAGGCAGAAAGATCGGGCCGGGACACAGACCGTTTATCATTGCCGAAATGTCGGGGAACCACAATCAATCGCTGGAACGGGCGCTGGCGATCGTCGAAGCCGCCGCCAAGGCCGGGGCGGACGCCCTGAAGATTCAAACCTATACGGCGGATACGATGACGTTAAATTTGGAAAATCCCGATTTTCGCATTGAGGACAGTGAAAGCTTGTGGAAAGGGAATACCTTGTATCGGCTCTATCAGAAGGCCTATACCCCTTGGGAGTGGCACAAGCCCATCTTTGACCGGGCCCGGGAATTGGGGATGATCCCTTTCAGCACGCCTTTTGACGAAACGGCCGTGGATTTTTTGGAAGAGCTGGATGTGCCGATGTACAAAATCGCCTCGTTTGAAAACACGGATATTCCGCTCATTAAAAAGGTGGCTTCCACGGGGAAGCCGATGATCATTTCCACGGGGATGGCCACCGCCGCCGAACTGGATGAAACGGTCCGGACGGCGAGGGAGGCCGGATGCAAAGATCTCATCCTATTAAAATGCACCAGCACCTATCCGGCCGACCCGGCGGATTCCAACCTGTTGACCATCCCCCATATGAAAGAGCTGTTTGACTGCCAGGTCGGTCTGTCGGATCATACGTTGGGGGTGGGGGTGGCGGTCGCGGCTGTCGCCCTGGGGGCGACGGTCATTGAAAAGCATTTTACCTTATCGCGGGCCGAGGGCGGCGTGGATGCGGCGTTTTCCTTGGAACCGGAAGAAATGAAGGCCCTCGTTCTGGAAACGGAGAGGGCCTGGCGGTCGCTGGGACGGATCCATTACGGTCCGACGGAGAGGGAGCAGGCGTCATTGAAGTTCCGCAGGTCGATTTACGCGGCGGAAGACATCAAGGCGGGGGAAAAATTGACGCGGCAAAACATCCGGGTTATCCGGCCGGGGTACGGCTTGCCCCCGAAATATTATGAAATGCTCCTCGGAAAAGAATTGAAGCGGGATGTGAAAAAAGGAACGCCGTTAAGCTGGGAGCAGCTGTTGTAAGAGCGTTTTTCCGCCTGGGTTTTCCTCTTGATTTTCAGATACAGAAATTTTTTAAAAGCGAAAGGCCAAGCATTTTTCCAGAACTGTTCAGGATTGACGG from Caldibacillus debilis DSM 16016 encodes the following:
- the pseC gene encoding UDP-4-amino-4,6-dideoxy-N-acetyl-beta-L-altrosamine transaminase, translated to MERTTFRPVRESYLPYGRQWIDEEDIEAVVKALKGDFLTTGPYVSRFERAIADYVGAKYAVAFSNGTAALHGACFAAGIGEGDEVITTPMTFAASANCVLYRGGVPVFADIDEKTYNIDPQSVEEKITERTKAIIPVDFAGQPADLDPILEIAEKHRLVVIEDAAHALGAVYKGRKVGSISDMTMFSFHPVKLITTGEGGIIVTNNEEYYERLLQFRTHGITRDRSRMAEDHGPWYYEMQFLGYNYRLTDIQAALGLSQLKKIEKFLELRRRYAAMYNDAFKGMDELILPHQPEWAESGWHLYVIRLRPKKLAASRREIFEALQRQNIGVNVHYIPVHYQPYYRKLGYDKGICPKAERVYEEILTLPLFPAMSEQDVRDVIEAVKRTVGQYRK
- the pseG gene encoding UDP-2,4-diacetamido-2,4,6-trideoxy-beta-L-altropyranose hydrolase, with product MKIVFRVDSSFTIGTGHVMRCLTLAGQLRQRKADSFFVCREMEGNVISLIREQHFPVFTLPEVEDRRVLQWYERNWERDARETLSLLERHLDSADFLVVDHYGLDEKWESRMKPFAKKLMVIDDLANRRHDCDILLDQNYVFRYRERYKDLVPPGCRQLLGPGYALLREEFFRAPRRVRNGEIRNILVFFGGSDPTNETEKALEALVRLEDPPAVHVVVGAANPKKKRIEEICGSYPHLFFHCQVSNLAELMNEADLAIGAGGTATWERLFLGLPALIVVVAENQRELAEAVSAFGAAVNLGWSREVTPEKIFHEISRLREDPEKVRAMAERAGELADRDMVKTYPVLKAMMGEGR
- the pseI gene encoding pseudaminic acid synthase, translated to MNEIVIEGRKIGPGHRPFIIAEMSGNHNQSLERALAIVEAAAKAGADALKIQTYTADTMTLNLENPDFRIEDSESLWKGNTLYRLYQKAYTPWEWHKPIFDRARELGMIPFSTPFDETAVDFLEELDVPMYKIASFENTDIPLIKKVASTGKPMIISTGMATAAELDETVRTAREAGCKDLILLKCTSTYPADPADSNLLTIPHMKELFDCQVGLSDHTLGVGVAVAAVALGATVIEKHFTLSRAEGGVDAAFSLEPEEMKALVLETERAWRSLGRIHYGPTEREQASLKFRRSIYAAEDIKAGEKLTRQNIRVIRPGYGLPPKYYEMLLGKELKRDVKKGTPLSWEQLL
- a CDS encoding cytidylyltransferase domain-containing protein, with product MKVTAIIQARTGSTRLPGKVLKKVLGKPLLEYQVERVKRAKTVEAVVVATTDNERDDPIVRLCRELSVPVYRGPEEDVLARYYEAAVRFHADPVVRLTADCPIIDPAVIDRVVACYVRNQGKYDYVSNTLERTYPRGMDTEVVSFRALKRAFEEAKDPASREHVTAYIYRHPDRFRIGNVSHPADESRHRWTVDTGEDFLLIQKIIERLYPENPLFTMDDVLRVLRENPEWAEINAHVEQKKL
- the pseH gene encoding UDP-4-amino-4,6-dideoxy-N-acetyl-beta-L-altrosamine N-acetyltransferase, with translation MNLLARARLVDMDASHLEMVLNWRNREAIRSVMFNDGIISMEEHRKWFEKTAQDPRTIVKIFAFDDTPMGLVNFTDIDKRNGKCYWGFYIGDPDAPKGAGTIMGYLALNFIFGEAGIRKLCAEILRSNERSLRYHERLGFRTEGIFKEHVLKNGRYADVVAMALFQREWQDKRREIEKWIGGLGL
- a CDS encoding motility associated factor glycosyltransferase family protein, whose product is MLTDNRVFLKEKASGILERLDAVFDSGRVGCVEAKNGQKTLQIEKNGRMLLVHSGYDPGKEAAMIMERLRGKLKEKEPVIFIGFGLGYHIDAIAERLSPPWFSVIEFSPEVLKAALSVYDIKKRKFFKGLKHLHLIENEEQILPAIVQDVDDVNRPPQLVILPSYERIFKEEVARYLSGFQQYLKEKKSRYVTTLHFEKRWIINSLQNFPSLLKTPNLLADFDRSLFENKPAVLVAAGPSLNEEFDHLKRIKEDRSAYIFSVGSAINALIEHGIYPHAAFTYDPTPHNQFVFQKLKEKGITEIPLVFGSSVGFETLKDYPGKMAHFITSQDWLSAYTLKHRELADIDIAMDSPSIAIITLQILDRLNCNPILLVGQNFSFRERKRYASGIEYDMVDSELGEKEMEGTFETESVDGGKVLTNEGYMQMKKSMEYVLEGMIGKTVYNTTKKGAKIEHTIYRELSSLVDELPKNGIVLPWFTDERPNYDLAFIEEKWKTIVSESESIGEKIDEIRKMTAKIEQTLQMRKLHKMEHLYQSLEGKVNGLQNTLVYKIFLRSMTQFETEIASKEIAAVRNSEDAIKKGQTVVKEYRRLVDAWEAAFRTVKEEIKKIGGEVLAEVQKVG
- the pseB gene encoding UDP-N-acetylglucosamine 4,6-dehydratase (inverting) encodes the protein MELDGKVVLVTGGTGSFGKKFVKKILEYDIKKVIVFSRDELKQYEMAQEFKDPRIRFFIGDVRDKDRLYRAFDGVDIVVHAAAMKQVPACEYNPFEAIKTNIYGAQNVIEAAIDRGVRRVIALSTDKACSPVNLYGATKLASDKLFVAANSYVGGKETRFSVVRYGNVAGSRGSVVPFFKKIRHTGKLPITDERMTRFWITLDQGVQFVIDSLRRMRGGEIFVPKIPSMRVLDLAEAIAPECEIEIVGIRPGEKLHEAMISEDDARHTLEFDTYYVIQPEFPWWSKEGLEGGKPLPEGFKYTSDTNTQWLTVEQLRKLVEEI